The Shewanella sp. MTB7 genome includes a window with the following:
- the nagB gene encoding glucosamine-6-phosphate deaminase codes for MQIVILKNSAEVAEYGVNIFIKQLQNRSDSVLGLATGSTPLVLYQGLIEANKANKISFKDVTTFNLDEYLGLEGSHPQSYRYFMNEQLFDHIDINKAKTFVPPGDAENPIQACDGYEEKIQAAGGIDIQLLGIGRNGHIGFNEPSSGLMSRTRVKTLTKATIEDNARFFAADEYQPHLSITMGIGTILDAKKVVLLATGENKADAILATVEGALTASCPASALQLHKNAVLVIDEAAASKLSDRDFYKHIESENQKLMARLEL; via the coding sequence ATGCAAATCGTTATCTTAAAAAATAGTGCTGAAGTTGCCGAGTATGGCGTCAATATTTTTATTAAACAACTGCAGAACAGATCCGACTCAGTGTTAGGGTTGGCTACGGGCTCAACCCCTTTAGTTCTATATCAAGGCTTGATTGAGGCTAATAAGGCGAACAAGATCTCTTTTAAAGATGTGACTACCTTTAATCTAGATGAATATCTGGGGTTGGAAGGGAGTCACCCACAGAGTTATCGCTACTTTATGAATGAGCAGTTATTCGATCATATTGATATCAATAAAGCGAAGACATTTGTGCCACCAGGTGATGCTGAAAACCCAATCCAAGCTTGTGATGGTTACGAAGAAAAAATTCAAGCTGCTGGAGGAATCGATATTCAACTTCTAGGCATTGGACGTAATGGACACATTGGCTTTAATGAACCCTCTTCAGGTTTGATGTCACGCACTCGAGTTAAGACTCTGACTAAAGCAACCATTGAGGATAATGCCCGCTTTTTTGCTGCAGATGAATACCAACCGCACCTATCGATTACCATGGGAATTGGTACCATTTTGGATGCGAAGAAAGTAGTGTTATTGGCGACGGGTGAAAACAAGGCGGATGCGATTTTAGCGACCGTTGAAGGCGCACTTACTGCATCATGTCCCGCTTCTGCATTGCAACTTCATAAAAATGCAGTGCTTGTGATTGATGAAGCAGCAGCCTCTAAGTTGTCAGATCGCGATTTTTATAAGCATATAGAAAGTGAAAATCAGAAGTTGATGGCACGTTTAGAGTTGTAG
- a CDS encoding PQQ-dependent sugar dehydrogenase: MKLLLIVITILLPTFCYSLPLDKIALPPGFAIDVYAEGVDNARQMALGNKGTLFVGSRKAGKVYALIDSNNDKQADQIIDVANKLFMPSGIVYYRGDLYVAEVDKIWRYPNIEASLPEIPTPELVYNQLPDRPHHGWKFIKFGPDGQLYIPVGAPCNVCESKPPFASIIKLNLTNKTTRVVASGVRNSVGFDFHPQTGDLWFTDNGRDMMGDDLPDDELNHVSKEGQFFGFPYIHNDDIQDPKFSASEKVKQNRKPALKLGAHVASLGMEFYQGNMFPAEYKNNIFIAEHGSWNRSKKVGYRIVQVILEGDKVVNSEVFASGWLQGEESWGRPVAVLTMPDGSLLVSDDAADAIYRISYKK; the protein is encoded by the coding sequence ATGAAGTTATTATTAATAGTCATCACAATATTGCTGCCTACTTTTTGTTATTCACTGCCTTTAGATAAGATTGCTTTACCACCGGGTTTTGCAATCGATGTATATGCTGAAGGAGTTGATAATGCCCGTCAGATGGCACTAGGCAACAAGGGCACCTTGTTTGTTGGCAGTCGTAAAGCGGGTAAAGTTTACGCGTTAATTGATAGCAACAATGATAAACAGGCCGACCAGATCATTGATGTCGCGAACAAACTCTTTATGCCCTCTGGGATAGTTTATTATCGAGGCGATCTTTATGTCGCTGAGGTCGATAAGATATGGCGTTACCCAAATATTGAAGCCTCACTTCCCGAGATCCCAACACCTGAACTCGTTTACAACCAACTTCCCGACAGACCACATCACGGCTGGAAATTTATCAAGTTTGGCCCAGATGGTCAGCTGTATATTCCCGTAGGGGCTCCCTGTAATGTATGTGAAAGCAAGCCCCCTTTTGCCAGTATTATTAAGTTAAATCTCACCAACAAAACCACTAGAGTGGTGGCCTCTGGGGTTAGAAATAGCGTTGGTTTTGATTTTCATCCCCAAACCGGCGATTTATGGTTTACCGACAATGGCCGTGACATGATGGGCGATGATCTGCCCGATGATGAACTCAACCATGTGTCGAAAGAGGGACAATTTTTTGGTTTTCCCTATATCCATAATGATGATATTCAAGATCCCAAATTTAGCGCCTCTGAGAAAGTGAAACAAAATCGCAAACCCGCCTTAAAACTGGGCGCTCACGTGGCCTCACTCGGTATGGAGTTCTATCAAGGAAACATGTTTCCTGCAGAATATAAAAACAATATTTTTATCGCCGAACACGGCTCTTGGAATCGCAGCAAAAAAGTAGGCTATCGTATCGTTCAGGTGATACTTGAAGGAGATAAGGTAGTTAACTCAGAGGTCTTTGCTTCAGGTTGGCTACAAGGGGAAGAGAGCTGGGGCCGTCCTGTCGCTGTGCTCACCATGCCCGATGGTTCTTTATTAGTTTCAGATGACGCGGCTGATGCGATATATCGTATTAGTTATAAAAAGTAA
- a CDS encoding pseudouridine synthase, whose protein sequence is MPDEITQVTTNSLEERHHHYKIFKPHGFLSQFVPETKKNKKLLAELADFPLGTMAIGRLDHDSEGLLLLTTDGMVSHQVRSKKVEKEYYVQVDGDIDDQAITRLQQGVEIGIKGNKYLTLPCKVFKLDTEPDLPENGRRVRDPRHGPMSWISITISEGKNRQIRKMTAAAGFPTMRLIRVRIGDIHLSTMQPGEVIELAEITNVL, encoded by the coding sequence ATGCCTGATGAAATAACCCAAGTTACAACTAATTCACTTGAAGAGCGTCATCACCATTATAAAATCTTTAAACCCCACGGCTTTCTCAGTCAATTTGTACCTGAAACCAAAAAGAATAAAAAACTGTTAGCTGAACTCGCCGACTTTCCTCTAGGTACTATGGCAATTGGGCGCTTAGATCATGACTCTGAAGGACTGTTATTACTAACAACTGATGGCATGGTTAGCCATCAAGTACGAAGTAAGAAAGTAGAGAAAGAGTACTATGTTCAAGTCGATGGCGACATAGATGACCAAGCTATTACTCGTCTTCAACAAGGTGTAGAGATTGGTATCAAGGGCAACAAATACCTCACACTTCCCTGTAAAGTATTCAAGCTAGATACTGAGCCTGACTTACCGGAAAATGGTCGTAGAGTAAGAGATCCAAGACACGGACCTATGAGCTGGATTTCAATCACCATCAGTGAAGGTAAAAACAGGCAGATCCGCAAGATGACTGCAGCTGCAGGCTTTCCTACCATGAGATTAATCCGAGTACGCATTGGCGATATACATCTATCCACTATGCAACCCGGTGAGGTTATCGAGCTTGCTGAAATAACCAATGTGTTGTAA
- a CDS encoding ion channel: MNEKNPTCCYHEEEGFSCNEPAEPSGLCYWHDPKIVKNAPDDVQKLEDFARNGGMLRGIALKRAVLPGIDLVRHHQKVGFDMTHAELYRADLQGAHLFNLCLHNASLMKADLRDSNLHFANLIGTNLLGIKWNGAKIENINTGKRIKQEVLALEADRLGEREIANDYFEQAEEIYRDLRKAAEREGLFAMSGDYIRKELTMRRHQMPQYSYKRMVSKVIDVFCGYGEAPLRVIGFSMGLIMVCAMLYFFTGLSYGTQLHQFQMSNDFHTNLYLFFNCIYYSVVTFTTLGYGDFTPVGFSKVIAAIEAFTGSFTIALFVVVFVKKMTR, encoded by the coding sequence ATGAATGAAAAAAACCCCACATGCTGTTATCACGAAGAAGAAGGTTTCTCCTGCAATGAGCCAGCCGAACCCTCAGGTTTATGTTATTGGCACGATCCTAAAATAGTCAAAAATGCCCCTGACGACGTGCAAAAACTTGAAGATTTTGCCAGAAATGGGGGCATGTTACGTGGCATAGCACTCAAGCGTGCCGTATTACCTGGGATAGATCTTGTCAGGCATCACCAAAAAGTAGGCTTTGATATGACCCACGCCGAGTTATATCGCGCGGATCTCCAAGGGGCTCATCTTTTCAATCTCTGTTTACATAATGCCAGCTTGATGAAAGCTGATCTCAGAGACTCTAACCTCCACTTCGCAAATTTAATCGGCACCAACCTACTTGGTATAAAGTGGAACGGTGCCAAAATTGAGAATATCAATACAGGTAAACGGATCAAACAGGAGGTACTCGCACTCGAAGCGGACCGGCTGGGCGAGCGAGAGATAGCGAATGACTATTTTGAACAAGCTGAGGAGATATACAGAGATCTTCGTAAAGCTGCTGAGCGTGAAGGGCTATTTGCCATGTCTGGTGACTATATTCGTAAAGAACTCACTATGCGTCGTCACCAAATGCCTCAATACAGTTATAAACGAATGGTATCTAAAGTTATCGATGTTTTCTGTGGTTACGGCGAAGCCCCTTTGCGTGTCATTGGCTTCTCGATGGGACTTATCATGGTCTGTGCCATGCTCTATTTTTTTACTGGATTGAGTTACGGTACTCAACTGCATCAATTTCAGATGAGCAATGATTTCCACACCAACCTTTATCTGTTTTTCAACTGCATCTATTATTCCGTTGTCACCTTCACGACCTTAGGCTATGGAGACTTTACCCCTGTGGGGTTCTCTAAAGTCATCGCTGCGATAGAGGCATTTACCGGGAGCTTTACCATAGCGCTGTTCGTGGTGGTTTTTGTAAAAAAGATGACTCGTTAA
- the prfB gene encoding peptide chain release factor 2 (programmed frameshift) codes for MFEVNPVKFKIKDLAERTLLLRRYLDYDAKSERLEEVCAELESSDVWNNPENAQALGKERAALELVVKTIDDMDSGLEDVEGLVELAVEEEDEETFNDASSELDALEKRLEELEFRRMFSGPNDIANCYLDIQSGSGGTEAQDWANMVLRMFLRWGDAHDYKPELMEVTDGDVAGIKGATIKFTGEYAFGSLRTETGVHRLVRKSPFDSSGKRHTSFCSVFVYPEIDDSIEIEINPSDLRIDTYRASGAGGQHVNKTESAIRITHVPTNTVVQCQNDRSQHKNRDAAMKQLKAKLYELEMLKQNADKQLAEDAKSDIGWGSQIRSYVLDDARIKDLRTGVENRNTQSVLDGDLDKFIEASLKSGL; via the exons ATGTTTGAAGTAAATCCGGTTAAATTTAAAATTAAAGATCTTGCCGAACGCACCCTTCTACTGCGGAGGTATCTT GACTATGATGCCAAGTCAGAGCGTCTAGAAGAGGTTTGTGCTGAACTTGAAAGTAGCGATGTATGGAACAATCCTGAGAATGCTCAGGCCTTAGGTAAAGAACGTGCAGCTTTAGAGTTAGTGGTTAAGACTATCGATGATATGGATTCGGGTCTTGAAGATGTTGAAGGCTTAGTTGAGTTGGCTGTCGAGGAAGAGGATGAAGAGACGTTTAACGATGCAAGCTCAGAACTCGATGCGTTAGAGAAGCGTCTTGAAGAGCTTGAGTTCCGTCGTATGTTCTCCGGTCCTAATGATATTGCCAATTGTTATTTAGATATTCAGTCTGGTTCTGGCGGAACTGAAGCGCAAGATTGGGCCAATATGGTACTGCGTATGTTCTTGCGTTGGGGTGATGCCCATGACTATAAGCCTGAGCTTATGGAAGTCACTGATGGTGATGTTGCTGGTATCAAAGGTGCAACCATCAAGTTTACCGGTGAGTACGCGTTTGGATCATTACGCACTGAAACGGGTGTACATCGCTTAGTGCGCAAATCGCCTTTCGATTCGTCAGGTAAACGTCACACCTCGTTTTGTTCAGTATTTGTTTACCCTGAAATCGATGATTCTATTGAGATTGAGATTAATCCATCAGATTTGAGAATTGATACCTACCGCGCCTCGGGGGCGGGTGGTCAGCATGTCAACAAGACTGAATCTGCTATTCGTATTACTCATGTACCGACCAATACTGTTGTGCAGTGTCAAAATGATCGCTCGCAACATAAAAACCGTGATGCCGCGATGAAGCAGTTGAAAGCAAAACTCTATGAGTTAGAGATGCTGAAGCAAAATGCTGATAAGCAGCTGGCGGAAGACGCTAAATCAGATATTGGCTGGGGTAGCCAGATCCGTTCATACGTGCTCGATGATGCACGTATTAAAGATCTGCGTACTGGTGTCGAGAACAGAAATACCCAGAGCGTGCTTGATGGCGATCTGGACAAGTTTATTGAGGCCAGTCTAAAGTCTGGTTTATAA
- the lysS gene encoding lysine--tRNA ligase, with the protein MTEQVLPDENKLIAERRAKLEHIRANCPANGHPNNFDRKHKAADIQAEYGSNTKEELEGMEIQRSIAGRIMAKRGPFLVIQDVSGRIQAYAGKDVQKDLKERFQGLDIGDIIGVTGQLHLSGKGDLYVNMEQYQLLTKALRPLPEKFHGLTDQETRYRQRYVDLIVNEESRNAFIMRSKVVSAIRNFMVKKEFMEVETPMMHSIPGGATARPFETHHNALDMAMYLRIAPELYLKRLVVGGFERVFEINRNFRNEGLSPRHNPEFTMMEFYMAYADFNDLMDLTEEMLSSIAIDLCGSPQLPYGEHTVDFGGPYARLSMLDAIKKYNPDNATIQSMTYEEVKDVEFMRDLAKSLGMTIEKFWTCGQLLEEIFGETAETQLMQPTFITGYPADISPLARRNDDNHFITDRFEFFIGGREVANGFSELNDAEDQDNRFKAQVDAKDAGDDEAMFYDADYIRALEHGLPPTAGQGIGIDRLVMLFTNTHTIRDVILFPAMRPEA; encoded by the coding sequence ATGACTGAACAAGTATTACCAGATGAGAATAAGTTAATTGCAGAGCGTCGTGCCAAGCTTGAGCACATTCGCGCAAACTGCCCTGCAAACGGTCACCCGAATAACTTCGATCGTAAACATAAAGCGGCAGATATTCAGGCTGAATATGGTAGTAATACCAAAGAAGAGCTTGAAGGCATGGAGATCCAGCGCAGTATCGCTGGTCGTATTATGGCGAAACGTGGTCCTTTCTTAGTGATCCAAGATGTCAGCGGTCGTATCCAAGCTTATGCAGGTAAAGACGTTCAGAAAGATCTTAAAGAGAGATTTCAAGGTCTAGATATTGGTGACATTATCGGCGTGACTGGTCAACTACACCTTTCAGGTAAAGGCGACTTGTATGTCAACATGGAGCAATACCAGTTGCTGACTAAAGCACTGCGTCCACTTCCTGAAAAATTCCACGGTCTAACAGACCAAGAGACTCGCTATCGTCAGCGTTATGTTGACTTGATTGTGAATGAAGAGTCGCGTAATGCCTTTATCATGCGTTCTAAAGTGGTGTCGGCTATCCGTAACTTCATGGTGAAGAAAGAGTTCATGGAAGTTGAAACGCCTATGATGCACAGCATCCCTGGTGGCGCAACGGCACGTCCTTTTGAGACACATCATAACGCACTTGATATGGCGATGTACCTGCGTATCGCACCTGAGCTTTATCTAAAGCGTTTAGTTGTGGGTGGTTTTGAGCGTGTGTTCGAAATTAACCGTAACTTCCGTAATGAAGGTTTGTCTCCACGCCATAACCCAGAATTCACTATGATGGAATTCTACATGGCCTATGCAGATTTTAACGATCTAATGGATCTAACGGAAGAGATGCTAAGCTCTATCGCAATTGACTTATGTGGTTCTCCACAGCTTCCGTATGGTGAGCATACTGTTGATTTTGGTGGTCCATACGCTCGTCTTAGCATGTTAGATGCGATTAAGAAGTACAACCCAGATAACGCGACTATTCAGTCTATGACTTATGAAGAAGTTAAAGATGTTGAGTTTATGCGTGACTTGGCTAAAAGCTTAGGCATGACTATCGAGAAGTTCTGGACGTGTGGTCAGCTACTTGAAGAGATATTTGGTGAAACTGCTGAGACTCAACTTATGCAGCCTACATTCATCACAGGCTACCCAGCTGATATTTCTCCACTTGCACGTCGTAACGATGATAACCATTTCATCACTGATCGTTTCGAGTTCTTTATCGGCGGCCGTGAAGTTGCCAATGGTTTCTCTGAGCTTAACGACGCTGAAGATCAAGATAATCGCTTCAAAGCGCAAGTTGATGCGAAAGATGCGGGTGATGATGAAGCTATGTTCTATGACGCTGATTACATCAGAGCATTAGAGCACGGCTTACCACCAACAGCGGGTCAAGGGATCGGTATCGATCGTCTAGTGATGTTGTTTACTAACACGCATACAATTAGAGACGTGATCCTATTCCCAGCGATGCGTCCAGAAGCTTAG